The genomic interval TTCCTGCTCGCCGTCGGCCTCAGCGTCATCTTCGGCCTGTTGCAGTTCGTGAACTTCGCCCATGGCGCCTTCTACCTGCTGGGCGCCTATCTGACCTATGACCTGACCATGCGCGGCTTCAGCTTCTGGGCCGCCATGCCGCTGGCCACGCTGATCGTCGCCGGCCTTGCCGCGCTGATCGAGGCGGTGCTGCTGCATCGCATCTACAAGCTGCCGCATACCTTCCACATCCTGGTGACGGTCGGCCTGGCGCTGGTCGTGCAGGAACTGGTCATCATCGCCTGGGGGCCGCTGGGCGGCTCGGTGCCGGCGCCTGAGGGGCTGCAGGGCGTCGTGATCCTGGGCGATTTCATCTATCCGCAATACCGGCTCTTCACCATCGGCTTCACCGCCGTTCTGGCCGGGCTGCTGTGGTGGCTGCTGGAGGGCACGCGGCTGGGCGCCATCGTGCGCGGCGGGTCCGAGTCGCCGGCGAACATGGCGCTGCTGGGCTACAACACGCTGCGCATCAACACCGCCGTCTTCGGTTTCGGCGCCGGGCTGGCCGGGCTTGCGGGCGCGCTGGCCGCGCCGATCCGCGGCGTCGAGCCCTTCATGGGGATCGAGGCGCTGTCGGTGGCCTTCGTCGTCGTCGTGATCGGCGGCATGGGCAGCTATACCGGCGCGCTGGTCGCGGGCCTGCTGGTCGGGGTGGTGCAAAGCGTCATGACCACGCTCTGGCCCGAGGGCGCGCGGCTGATGATCTATGTCGGCATGGCGCTGGTCATCGCGCTGATGCCCCGCGGCCTGTTGGGGAGGGCATGAGCATGAACCCGCTGGACAAACCCTATGCGCAGCTGGCGCTGGCGCTGCTGACCGTGCTGGTCCTGCCGCTGTTCCTGAAATCCGGGATCCTCGCGACCGAGATCCTGATCTTCGCCATGGTCGTCGCGGCCTGCAACCTGCTGCTGGGCTATACGGGCCTGCTGTCCTTCGGGCAGGGCATCTTCTTCGGCATCGGCACCTATGTCGCGGGCATCTGCCTGACGCGCTGGCAGGTCCCGGTGCCCCTGGTGCTGGCCGGCGCGGCGGTGCTGGGCGCGGCCGCGGCCACGCTGGTCGGCTGGCTGTCGATCCGCCGGCAGGGGGTCTATTTCGTCATGCTGACGCTGGCCTTTTCGCAGCTGTTCTATTTCGTCGCCTATACGTTCAGCGGCGTGACCGGCGGCGACAACGGGCTGCTGGGCGTGCCGCGCCCCTCGGTCGGCGGCACGGCGCTGAACGCGCCCTGGTCCTATTACACCTTCGTCGCCATCTGCTTCGTGGCGGTCTTTGCGATCCTGGTCATGGTCACGCAATCGACCTTCGGCCGCACCCTGCTGGCGATCCGCGAGAACGAGGGGCGGGCGGCCGCCATCGGCTTCCCGACCAAGCTGTTCAAGCTTGAGGCTTTCGCGATCTCGGGCGCGGTCACGGCCTTCGGCGGCGCGCTGCACGCGATGCTGATCGGCGTCGCGCCCTTGTCGAACATCGAATACCACACCAGCGAGCTGATCCTGATCATGACCATCATCGGCGGCAGCTCCAGCCTCTTCGGCTCGGTGCTGGGGGCGGGGTTCTACCTGCTGCTGGCCGATGCGCTGTCCACCGTCTGGCCGCGCTGGCTGCTGCTTCTGGGCCTGGTGCTGGTCACGGTGGCGCTGTTCCTGCAGCGCGGGCTCTGGGGGCTGGTCGAGCGGGGCTACGACCTGGCCTTCCGCCGCGAGCGCGCGCCCGAAACCCCGGCCGAGGAGCATTGAGATGACCGACATCGCCTTGCAGACCCGCGGCCTTGGGGTCAAATACGGCACCTTCCACGCGCTGGCCGAGGTGGACCTGCAGATCCGCCGCAACTCGGTCCATTCGATCATCGGGCCGAACGGGGCGGGCAAGACCACGCTGTTCCACGCGCTGACCGGGCGGGTGCGGGCATCCTCGGGCCGGATCGAGCTGGACGGGCGCGACATCACCGACACCTCGGACGACGACCGGGTGCGGCTTGGCATCGCGCGCTCGTTTCAGGTCACAAGCCTGTTTCCCAACCTGGCCCTGCGCGAGAACCTGCGCCTTGCCGCCCAGGGCCGGACGCCCTGGCAGGCGCTGGCGCCCTGGCGGCGGGCGGA from Paracoccus sp. MA carries:
- a CDS encoding branched-chain amino acid ABC transporter permease encodes the protein MIYLFQVLNGIGLGMLYFLLAVGLSVIFGLLQFVNFAHGAFYLLGAYLTYDLTMRGFSFWAAMPLATLIVAGLAALIEAVLLHRIYKLPHTFHILVTVGLALVVQELVIIAWGPLGGSVPAPEGLQGVVILGDFIYPQYRLFTIGFTAVLAGLLWWLLEGTRLGAIVRGGSESPANMALLGYNTLRINTAVFGFGAGLAGLAGALAAPIRGVEPFMGIEALSVAFVVVVIGGMGSYTGALVAGLLVGVVQSVMTTLWPEGARLMIYVGMALVIALMPRGLLGRA
- a CDS encoding branched-chain amino acid ABC transporter permease, with protein sequence MNPLDKPYAQLALALLTVLVLPLFLKSGILATEILIFAMVVAACNLLLGYTGLLSFGQGIFFGIGTYVAGICLTRWQVPVPLVLAGAAVLGAAAATLVGWLSIRRQGVYFVMLTLAFSQLFYFVAYTFSGVTGGDNGLLGVPRPSVGGTALNAPWSYYTFVAICFVAVFAILVMVTQSTFGRTLLAIRENEGRAAAIGFPTKLFKLEAFAISGAVTAFGGALHAMLIGVAPLSNIEYHTSELILIMTIIGGSSSLFGSVLGAGFYLLLADALSTVWPRWLLLLGLVLVTVALFLQRGLWGLVERGYDLAFRRERAPETPAEEH